The Catalinimonas alkaloidigena genome segment GGTGGGGCGGCCGTGGCGGTCGTGCAGTTCGAACCGGGCCGACAAGCCCGACAGGTCGGACCAGCGGTTGACGTCGAGCAGTTTCGCTTTGGCACGGGCAAATGCGGCCTCAGCCTCGGCGGGTGTTGCAAACGTGCGTTCGCTGTCGTATAATTTATCTTTGCGGGCGTGCCCAAAAATCGTTTCGACTTCGGTCGAGACGCGGTCGATGATTTTCTTAACCCCCATACGGTTCTCTGTTTTAGCCACTTGTACGTAGTTCGCGCCTGCTGTGATACAGGCCACGACCGGGAACTTCTGTGCAGGCGATGCTCTTGTGTGAGATAGATCCAACCGGTGGCGAGCTTTAGCAACAGAAACCAACCGGCCTCGTACCTTTGTCCAATTGATTTACCAAACAACCTACCTATGCGTGCGCTTTTTTATTGGCCCTTGTTGGGCATCGTCACCCTCCTGTTGGCTGCGGGCTGCCGGCGCAGCACTCTGCAGGAAGCGCCCTCCCAGGCCGAAACCTCCGGCGTTTTTCCGTATTCGATCCACCAGAAACCGCTGCCCAACGGCCTGAACGTGGTCACCGTACCGTACGACAGTCCGGGGCTGGCTTCGTTCTACCTGGTGGTGCGGGTCGGGTCGCGCGAAGAAGTCGAAAGCGGCAAGTCGGGCTTCGCCCACTTTTTCGAACACATGATGTTCCGCGGGACGGATCGATACCCCAAAGACCGCTACGGAGAAGTCCTGAAAGGGATCGGTGCGGCCGCCAACGCCAACACGTGGTGGGACCGGACGGTCTACCACATGACGGGCAATGCCGACATGCTGGAAACCATGTTTGAGCTGGAGGCGGACCGATTCCAGCACCTTAACTACTCAGAGGCTGATTTTAAAGTAGAGGCCGGGGCGGTGAAAGGGGAATACACCAAGAGCTACGCCAGCCCCTCGTCCAAGTTGTACGTGAAAACCTACGACCAGGCGTTCGATCAGCATACCTATCAGCACACGACCATCGGGTTTTGGGAGGATGTGGTGGACATGCCCAACCAGTACGCCTACTCGAAGCAATTTTACGACCGGTTTTACCGACCGGAATACACCACGCTGCTGGTGGTGGGCGACGTGACGCCAGAGCAGGTCAACCACCTGGCCGAACAGTATTTCGGCGATTGGGAGCGGGGCAATTACCAACCCACCATCCCGACGGAACCCGAACAGACGGCCACCCGCTACGCCCACGAACAGGCCGCCGGTTACCCGCCGACGCTAAGCCTGAACTACAAGAGCCCGGCGTTCAGCGTGGAGAATAAAGACAAAGCGGCCCTCGATCTGCTGGCCATGCTGGCGTTCTCGCCGAAGTCGGACATCTACCGCAAGCTGGTGATCGACGAACAGAAAGCGCGGAACCTGGGCGCCTACGCGTTGGACACGCGCGATCCCGGCCTGTTTACCATTTCGGCTTCGCTGGTGAAGGCCGACGACCTGCCGTATGTCAAAGCGCAACTCGATTCGGTGATTCAACGGTACCGGGAGGTGCCCGTCAAGGCCAAAGCCCTCGGCGAAGCGCAGTCGCGACTCAAGTACAGCTTCGCCATGGACCTGGACAGCCCTTCACAAATTGCCGAAGCGCTTTCGCAAGTCATCTGGCTGACGGGCGACCCGACCGACATCAACCGCCTGTTCGATCTGTACGACGCCGTAATGCCGGAAGACCTCCAGCGCGTCGCCCGCCAGTACCTGGTGGACGAACACCTGACGCTGGGCACCATTTCGCCCGCGGCGGAGTCGCCGTTTGCGAGCCAACGCAACGCTACCGGCACCCCCCAGGGGTCTTCTAATTAACCTTTCAACCTACGCATTCATGAAAAATATACTCTACCGTGGCCTGCTGGGCGTCGCCTTGCTGGCGCTTCCTCTGGTCGTCCGGGCGCAGGAGGTGGTCGAACTGCCCAATGCGCAATCCAATAAAGTAGTGGTGAAACTGGCCTTCCGCAACGGGTCGGTCACCGATCCGCTGGGCAAAGAGGGCCTCACGAACCTGACAGCGGAAGTCTGGACCAACACCGGTAGCGACCGCTACACCAAACCCGAAATCGATGCGTTGTTGTATCCGATGGCGGCGTCGTACGGTGCTTTTACAGACAAGGAGATGACGACCCTGACCTTCGAAGTGCACGAAGATCATCTCGATCAGTTTTACGCCATTTTTCAGGGTGTTTTGCTCCGCCCCGCCTTCCACGAAAAAGACTTTAGCCGCGTGCGGAGTAACCTGAAGAATTATGTGGAACAGGTAATCAAAGCTTCGTCGGACGAGGATTTCAGCAAGCTGGCCCTGGAAGAAAAGCTTTACGAAGGCACGCCCTACCAGCACCCAAAGTACGGCACTGTGCAGGGCCTCGACGCCATTACGCTCGAGGACGTGAAGCAGCATTTTCGTACGCAGTTCACCCGCCACAACGTGACCATCGGCATTGCCGGCAAGTATCCCGCCTCTTTCCTGACGAAACTGAAAGCCGACCTCAACCGGCTTTCGGACGTGGCCCCGGCGACGGTCGTGGTGCCCCGGCCCGAGATGCCCGACGGCCTGCACGTGGAGTTGATTCCCAAACCGAACAACCTGGGAACGGCCATTTTTGCGGGATACCCGATTGACATCGACCGCAGTTCGGACGACTGGCCCGCCATGCTGGTGGTTAACTCGTACCTCGGCGAGCACCGCAAATCGTACTCCAAGCTCTACCAGTTGATCCGCGAAAAGCGCTCCATGAATTACGGCGATTATACGTACATCGAGTGGTACGAGGCCGGGGGGCAGCACCAATTACCACTGACCGGGTTTCCGCGTTCGTCGAATTACTTCGCCATCTGGATTCGGCCGGTGCAGACCGCCTACAGCCTGACGTCGCAGTACGACGAACTGAGCGATCTTCAGGTCGGGCACGCGCCGTTTGCGCTGCGGATGGCGCTGTACGAAATCGACCGGGTGAAAAACGAAGGACTGACGCAGGAGGAGTTCGACCTGACGCGGCAGTTTCTACGCAGCTACCTGAAACTCTACATCCAGACGCCCGAGCGACGGCTGGGCTTTCTGCTCGATTCGCGGTTCTACGGCCTGCAGGACTACATCGCCGAGATGGACGAAGCGCTGGCTAACCTGACGCTGGAGCAGGTCAACGCGGCCGCGGCCCGCTACCTTCAAACCGAAAACCTGGATGTGGTGATGATTACAGACGAGGCCGAGGCTGCGCCTTTGAAAACCCTGCTGGAAACCCAGGCGCCTTCGCCTATGAGCTACGCCAACGTGGTCCGCGAAAGCCTGCCCGAATCCGTTTTCGAACTCGACAAAACCGTCGAAGCTTTTCCGCTCCGCGTCGATGAAGTGACCGTGGTGCCACCGGCCGACGTGTTTCAACAGGGCCGCGAAGGAACGCCCTGAGCAGGAGCACGCTGAAATAGAAACGAGGCGATGGGCTATAAGTCCATCGCCTCGTTTGCGTTAAGAGATTTTCTTCCGGTCTTCGGAGCGCCGGTTTCCTTGCTTAAAACACGAGCGCCCGGAAGAAGAACGGGGCCAGGTCGCGGTTGTAATTCAGGGCTGCATCGTTCAGTTGCACCGTGTGCAGGTTGCGGTTGGGGCCGCGTTGCGAGTGGCGCAGCGCTTTGGCCTGGGTCAGCGGATCGATATACAGCCTCACGTTTTCGGGCGTCCAGCCAAAATCGCTGGTGTCGCACAGAATGCCTTCTTCGTGGTATTGGTTGAACCCGAACCCGACGAAGCACTGCTCGACGAAATCGGCAAACCAGGTACCTACCCGCGGGGGCAGGTCGCGTTCCTGGCAATACTGCGCCGCATGGGCGGCGATGCCGTCGGGGCCGGTTCCGAAAACAGGCTGCCCGGCAATTTGTTCGATGTCCGTGTAGTTTTCCAGGAGTCGCCACGTGGTGTCGTCCAGGGTATTTACGTTCAGGTGCTGAAAGATGCTGTTCTGGTCCAGCAGGCGCATGGCCCGGTCGAAGTAATAGACCCGGGTCTGGCCTTTCATGTTTTCGACGACCAGGTTGTTGGCGTAATAGTCGAGGTAATATTGCGCGGCGAAGTCTTTCGCGATGGTTTCTCCACTCATAATGGTAACAGTTAGTTGCCATGATTAACGCAGAAGTCCGAGCAATGTTAGCGGGCGAGCGGGCGGAAGGCGAAAAATCGTGGGTCCGTTTGGTCTCCGACGGAAATCCTGCGGTGGGGCGGGTATAAATGAAGCGCTCAGGTTTCTACTATGGTAGATTCTGCCGTCACGCAACTGCGGCGCACCGCACCTGCCACAGGCATCGTTTTCAGGCGAATCGCCACCGATGGCCGCACCTCTGCCACCTGCTTGCGTATGAACGCTCTCTTTTTCGTTTCTGTCCAGTTGTGCCCCACGTGACGGCCCGCCAATGGGCCTGATACCGACCTCACCTTTTCACCTCAAACCACCACTTTTATGCAAACTTCCGGAAAACACCTTGTCCCCGTGTTCCTGGCCCTGCTGCTGCCCCTGATGGGCGGCTGGCAAACTGACCCGGAGCCGGAGCACGCCCCCGTCAGCAAAGCGGAAATCCTGACGACGATGAAACGCGCTACGCAGTTTATGGACGACAAAGTCAGTTACCAAGGCGGCTATGTCTGGTCCTACCTGCCCGACCTGTCGCGGCGCTGGGGCGAGATGGAGGCCAAAAAGACGATGATCTGGGTGCAACCGCCGGGCACGGCCACCATGGGCCACCTGTTTCTGGACGCCTACCATGCGACCGGCGACTCCTACTACTACCGCGTGGCCAAACGCGCCACCGAAGTGCTGATGCGGGCGCAGCATCCCAGCGGCGGGTGGAATTACATGGCCGATCTGGCGGGCGAGGCGTCGCTGCAGGAGTGGTACCGTACCATCGGGGCGAACGGCTGGCGGCTGGAAGAGTTCCAGCACTACTACGGCAACGCTACGTTCGACGACGCCGGAACGGCCGAAGCCTCGAAGCTGCTGTTGCGGATGTATCTGGAGAAGCGCGAACCGGCAATCAAAAAGGCCCTGGACAAGGCCATTGCGTTTGTGAAGGAGAGCCAGTACGACATGGGCGGCTGGCCGCAGCGTTACCCACCGGCCGGTGCGTTTACGAAACAGGGCCACGCCGACTATTCTTCCTACATCACCTTCAACGACGACGTAGCGCAGGAAAATATCGAGTTTCTGGTGCTGTGCTATCAGGCGCTGGGCGATACTAGTTTGCTGGACCCCATCCGTCGGGCAATGGACTCTTTTCTGGTCACCCAACTGCCCGCCCCACAGCCGGGCTGGGCATTACAGTACACCACGGATCTGCAACCCGCCGGTGCGCGGACGTACGAACCCAAGGCGCTTTCGACCGCCACGACGGTCAACAATGTGCGGCAACTGATGAATTTCTACCGCCTGATGGGTGACAGAAAGTACCTCGCGCGGATTCCGGAAGCGCTCGACTGGCTGGAAGCCCTGCGGCTCCCCGACGACGCAATCGTCGACAACCGAACGCACCCGATGTTCATTGAGCTGGGTACCAACAAGGCCCTGTACCTGCACCGGCGCGGCTCCAACGTGGTCAACGGTGCTTATTATGCCGATTACGATCCGACGCACACCATCGCCCATTACCGCTCTACGCGCTTTGTGGATGTGGCCGACCTCCGCACCCAATTTGAAGCCATTCGCCAGCTTTCGCCCGAGGAGGCCACGGCCAAGTCGCCGCTGAAATCCGGGGTGAAGGTAGAGTTGCCGCGCTATTTTACGCTACGCGGGGCTAAAATCTCTGACCTGAATAGCCGCGGGCTGTCCCGCCGCGCAGCCTCGACCGAAGAAGTACAACAACTGATCAGCACCCTGACACCGGACGGCTACTGGCTTACCCCTCTGCGGGTCACAACGCATCCGTACATCGGTCCCGGTACGACAGAAGTGGCCGAGGGCGACTTTCGGTCCCAGTTTGTCGGCGATCAGTACGATACCTCGCCTTACTACACCGATCAGGCGCAGGAAGGCATTTCGACGGGTGCGTTCGTGAGAAACATGGACGTGCTGATCGAGTACCTGACGGCGCACGACCAGGCCGTGTCGCAACAAGGCGATTAGCATTCGGGGTGTTTGTAACACACAACGCAACGCCTCCCTCGTGCCGCATCGACATCACGGGGGAGGCGTTGGTACAGGAGGTTACGAGCGTTCGCGCTCCGTCAGCATCGGGGTGCCGCGTTTGCAGAGTTGCAGGGCCAGGCCCCAGGGATCGCGCAGCATCACCAGATGCGAGCCATCCGGGTACGTCTGGTCACTGACCAGGGTCGCGCCCGCCTCGATAAGTCGATTTTTATCCACGTCCGGATCGGCCGAGACAAAGGCTAGGTGCACCAACAGCGGGTTCATGTGGGCATAATCGGGTACTTCGTCGGCCGGGTTGGTATAAATCTCGATCATGATGCGGCCGCTGTCGTCGGCCAGAAACGTCATAAACGGCGCTTCGGGCGATTGTTTGACGATCGTAAGGCCCAGGTGGGTCACATACCAGTCCGCCATGTGCTGGGGGTGTTGAACGTTCAGGGCAAAATGCTCTAACTTCATAAATCGTGGTTTTGGGGTCTAGAGAGATGTCGCTACTAAAGAACCACGAAAGGTCGAAGTATACTAGCGCCCCGCGGTTGGCGGGTCGGCATTGCCCGCGCAAATGCGCCGATCTGCATACAATCCTTTGCATTTTTTCGGGGGAAAATGTTTGTGCAGAGGGGTGGACAGAACCGTGCCCGGACGTTATATTTGTGTATCACCCGTTCGGTAACGCGCGAGAGGAATTTTTTCACTGCCGAACGCCCACCCACTTCAAACATTCTGCACACCCCATTGGCCTGGCCACACAGGTCCCGGAGGACTTATGTCTTACCGCATAGGCGCTCCGCCCGCCACAACAGGCATCCTGCACATTTCGGGTCGTATTCATTAATCTCAGGTGTATGTTGAAGCAAGTATTCTACGTTTTGATTTTGATCGCCCTTGGGGCACGTTTCGGGTCCACGGGTTACGCACAGGACGTTTCGTATTACGAGAAACAGCACGTTAGCGCCCACAGCGGCTTCTGGCAAGTGCTGACCGATCCGGACAACCGCACAACGACCATCCGGTTTTATGACGAACACCGGCAGGTCGTCTATCAGGAAGAATTGGTGGGGAAGTACGTACGACTCACGGCCCGGAATCGCCGGAAGCTGGACGGCATGCTCGAACAGGTGCTGCACAACCGGCTGGTGGCCGCCACGGTGGGTGTAACCGAAATGCAAAAGTTAGCGCGCGGCGCTTTGCTGAAGATGCCCGACGTTCTGTTGCGGGACGAATCCAAGGTAGAGAAGCAACTGGCGTTACAAAGGGCCCAGATCCGGCTAAATGCGTATATGATGCCGCAAAGCCTGCGGATGAAAGTGCTGATCGACAACCCGAAAGAGGAACGGATGAAGATTCGGCTGATGGATACGGAAGGGGCGACGCTCTACGAGGAAAACACCTCAGCGGTGAGTTACCACCGGCCGTTCGACCTGCAGGGCATGCCGGTGGGCACGTATACGCTGCTGGTGAAATCCAGGAAACAGTCGTTTGTGCGGGAGCTTGAAGTCAAACCGGCAGACAAGCCGCTGGCCGTCATGTCTGACGTGGTGCTGCCCTAATTAAATTTCGACCCGTTCCATGGTTTTCAGGTAATCCGGGTCAAGGTCGGCACCGATGCCCGGTCCGCTTCCGGTCGGCAAGAGTACCTGTCCTCCTGCACCATACGTAATCCCCCCGATGACCGGGTCGTCCGCCAGCATGAGCGGTGAGTCCAGGTCGAAGTGGACAATGTTGGTGCGCGCCAGCACGAGGTGAAACAGGGCGGTGATGGCCAGGCGGCTTTCGGACATGCAACCGACCTGGCAGAGAATGCCACTGGCTTCGGCAATGGCAAAAATGTGGAGGGCGTGGCGCAGTCCCCCCGATTTGGAAAGCTTCACGTTGAAATAGTCGCAGGCACCTGCACGGGCCAGCCGGAAGGCGTCGTGCGGCGAGAAAAGCGATTCGTCGGCCATGATGGCGATGGGGCTTTGCTGCCGCACCCGCACCAGATCGGGCAGGTTCCAGTGCGGTACCGGTTCCTCGCAGTGCTCTACGTCGAACGGTGCCAGCGCCCGCAAGGTGGTCAGGGCCGTCACGCCATTCCAGCCCTGGTTGGCGTCAATGCGAAGGGGAAGGGCCTCGCCCACCGCCTCGCGAATGGCCCGGATGCGGGCCACGTCCTCGGCCGGGGTGGTGCCCAACTTGATTTTAATCGCCGGAAACCCTGCCGCCTGAAAACGGGCGGCCTGTTCGGCCATCCGCTCCGGCGTGCCGATACCCACCGTCATGTCGGTATGCACTTCGCGGTCGTTCGCCCCGCCCCACAGTTGGTAGAGGGGAACGCCGCACCACTTGGCCAGCAGGTCGTGCAACGCCATGTCGAATGCGCTTTTGAGCGTTGGGTTGTGCGAAAGCGCCCGGTCTAGTTCGTGCAATCGCTTTTCCAGTTCCAGCGGATTTTTCCCTTTCCAGAGGCGCGCGACCTGTTGCGCCAGAGCAAACTGCGTTTCCTGCGTTTCGCCCACGATGTATACGTACGGACAGCCTTCGCCCACGCCCGTCAGTCCCTGGTCGGTATGCAGCCGGATGTAGAGATTGGTCGCCGACGGAATGATGCCCAACGAAATCACGAAGGGCTCTTTCAGTGGAATGTTCAGCTTGAAAATCTCCACGTGGGTGATGGTCATGGAGGCGTCGGTGCGGTCGGCAGGAAAGGTCGTCATACAGCAAGGGGGTACAGAAACGTCAGCGCAACATTACTGAAGCCGCTCGATCTCTTCGGTAACGTGGACCATAAGTTGTTCCAGTTTTTGCACCAGAGTTTCATATTGAATGAGCGTAAACCTGCGGTTGTATTCGATGCGCCAGAGGTAGCTGAGCAGCTTCCGGTGGTCGGTGGGTGTCAGGTGTACCGTTGGGAGCAGGTCGGTGAGTCGGCCCCGCTCATCGAACACTAGGTAGTCGACCATCAGGTCGTTGATGGGGTGAAAGTACAAGGTGTAAAACTGCATTTCAGCGTAATGTTCTTCTAATTTCTCGATGATTTCGAAGTGGAAGTCGTACAGGGCCACGATCTCCAGGCGCAGGCTATCGTTAGTGATGATGTCCAGCCCCCGGGTTTTAAGCGATTCGTACGCTGCTGAGTTCTGAATGGCAATAAAGTCGCGAGTGAGGTAACTGAAGTAGAACGGCAGGGAGTCGGGCACAGGTTGCGGGCTGCGGAGGTAAGTCCTGAAGACGGCGCAGGCTTTGAGTCCCCGGCGGTGTCCTGACATATTATCCTGAATATCGGTCTGATCGAGCTGCAGACCATCCCGGATTTCCGTAAGGGTTTTGATCTCGATGTTGCGCTTGCGGCGGTTTTCGTTCCATTCGTCCAGGGCAAACGCCAGCGTCACCCCCAGAAAGACTACAAACAACTCGAACAGATATGTACTCCAACGGACGGTTTTGAAAGTGGT includes the following:
- a CDS encoding M16 family metallopeptidase, translating into MRALFYWPLLGIVTLLLAAGCRRSTLQEAPSQAETSGVFPYSIHQKPLPNGLNVVTVPYDSPGLASFYLVVRVGSREEVESGKSGFAHFFEHMMFRGTDRYPKDRYGEVLKGIGAAANANTWWDRTVYHMTGNADMLETMFELEADRFQHLNYSEADFKVEAGAVKGEYTKSYASPSSKLYVKTYDQAFDQHTYQHTTIGFWEDVVDMPNQYAYSKQFYDRFYRPEYTTLLVVGDVTPEQVNHLAEQYFGDWERGNYQPTIPTEPEQTATRYAHEQAAGYPPTLSLNYKSPAFSVENKDKAALDLLAMLAFSPKSDIYRKLVIDEQKARNLGAYALDTRDPGLFTISASLVKADDLPYVKAQLDSVIQRYREVPVKAKALGEAQSRLKYSFAMDLDSPSQIAEALSQVIWLTGDPTDINRLFDLYDAVMPEDLQRVARQYLVDEHLTLGTISPAAESPFASQRNATGTPQGSSN
- a CDS encoding M16 family metallopeptidase — its product is MKNILYRGLLGVALLALPLVVRAQEVVELPNAQSNKVVVKLAFRNGSVTDPLGKEGLTNLTAEVWTNTGSDRYTKPEIDALLYPMAASYGAFTDKEMTTLTFEVHEDHLDQFYAIFQGVLLRPAFHEKDFSRVRSNLKNYVEQVIKASSDEDFSKLALEEKLYEGTPYQHPKYGTVQGLDAITLEDVKQHFRTQFTRHNVTIGIAGKYPASFLTKLKADLNRLSDVAPATVVVPRPEMPDGLHVELIPKPNNLGTAIFAGYPIDIDRSSDDWPAMLVVNSYLGEHRKSYSKLYQLIREKRSMNYGDYTYIEWYEAGGQHQLPLTGFPRSSNYFAIWIRPVQTAYSLTSQYDELSDLQVGHAPFALRMALYEIDRVKNEGLTQEEFDLTRQFLRSYLKLYIQTPERRLGFLLDSRFYGLQDYIAEMDEALANLTLEQVNAAAARYLQTENLDVVMITDEAEAAPLKTLLETQAPSPMSYANVVRESLPESVFELDKTVEAFPLRVDEVTVVPPADVFQQGREGTP
- a CDS encoding pectate lyase — protein: MQTSGKHLVPVFLALLLPLMGGWQTDPEPEHAPVSKAEILTTMKRATQFMDDKVSYQGGYVWSYLPDLSRRWGEMEAKKTMIWVQPPGTATMGHLFLDAYHATGDSYYYRVAKRATEVLMRAQHPSGGWNYMADLAGEASLQEWYRTIGANGWRLEEFQHYYGNATFDDAGTAEASKLLLRMYLEKREPAIKKALDKAIAFVKESQYDMGGWPQRYPPAGAFTKQGHADYSSYITFNDDVAQENIEFLVLCYQALGDTSLLDPIRRAMDSFLVTQLPAPQPGWALQYTTDLQPAGARTYEPKALSTATTVNNVRQLMNFYRLMGDRKYLARIPEALDWLEALRLPDDAIVDNRTHPMFIELGTNKALYLHRRGSNVVNGAYYADYDPTHTIAHYRSTRFVDVADLRTQFEAIRQLSPEEATAKSPLKSGVKVELPRYFTLRGAKISDLNSRGLSRRAASTEEVQQLISTLTPDGYWLTPLRVTTHPYIGPGTTEVAEGDFRSQFVGDQYDTSPYYTDQAQEGISTGAFVRNMDVLIEYLTAHDQAVSQQGD
- a CDS encoding VOC family protein, yielding MKLEHFALNVQHPQHMADWYVTHLGLTIVKQSPEAPFMTFLADDSGRIMIEIYTNPADEVPDYAHMNPLLVHLAFVSADPDVDKNRLIEAGATLVSDQTYPDGSHLVMLRDPWGLALQLCKRGTPMLTERERS
- a CDS encoding mandelate racemase/muconate lactonizing enzyme family protein, giving the protein MTTFPADRTDASMTITHVEIFKLNIPLKEPFVISLGIIPSATNLYIRLHTDQGLTGVGEGCPYVYIVGETQETQFALAQQVARLWKGKNPLELEKRLHELDRALSHNPTLKSAFDMALHDLLAKWCGVPLYQLWGGANDREVHTDMTVGIGTPERMAEQAARFQAAGFPAIKIKLGTTPAEDVARIRAIREAVGEALPLRIDANQGWNGVTALTTLRALAPFDVEHCEEPVPHWNLPDLVRVRQQSPIAIMADESLFSPHDAFRLARAGACDYFNVKLSKSGGLRHALHIFAIAEASGILCQVGCMSESRLAITALFHLVLARTNIVHFDLDSPLMLADDPVIGGITYGAGGQVLLPTGSGPGIGADLDPDYLKTMERVEI